In Salarias fasciatus chromosome 20, fSalaFa1.1, whole genome shotgun sequence, a single window of DNA contains:
- the elk1 gene encoding ETS domain-containing protein Elk-1 isoform X2, with amino-acid sequence MESNTLINAMDPSITLWQFLLHLLEDQRQRHLISWTGEDGEFKLLDAEEVARLWGLRKNKHNMNYDKLSRALRYYYDKNIIKKVSGQKFVYKFVSQPDASLPDGVRSAAEDGLRRDIADANSQTKGLVGGASTCPSKGLPQRSSPGVSQKSSRNDYMKSGLYSTFTIQSLQAQPNPRPIKSELLLQQDSAPKMDRTPREMCVLSDSKSPPSVGGAVDASLQVIVTQTSPCPTPALSPQIPAASSQSQNPPLSDPPQIYLTNVSDPSSLTPLIPLGPVGGSPSPVPPPSHMSLGFQQQQPPPPHQDDCGGVANPGSFPPTHPPPVFVIINPSPPQQQQQQQQQQVAAMTAAPPPPAPHPPPAPPLATRPPPPAPPPIVIKEEQLPSEAELLEMVTLEGKQAEEVPQLICGSGEAEPPLTIVESPPPACTEPGVEVPQQTQPKETLADPSIPPVSNPSSSSAAPPPVTSSTPDAIPPKPKKPRGLELPSSPSLPPGLSLDKVNAAVNSLLAPGSATNTLTPTVITSHALTPVLLTPSPLPSTIHFWSTLSPIAPRSPAKLSFQFPSNGSNQIHIPALSVDGLSTPVVLSPGPHKP; translated from the exons ATGGAGTCCAACACGCTGATTAATG CCATGGACCCGTCCATCACGCTGTGGCAGTTCCTGCTGCACCTCCTGGAGGACCAGCGGCAGCGGCACCTCATCTCGTggacgggggaggacggggagttCAAGCTGCTGGACGCCGAGGAGGTGGCCCGGCTGTGGGGGCTCCGCAAGAACAAGCACAACATGAACTACGACAAGCTGAGCCGGGCGCTGCGCTACTACTACGACAAG AACATCATCAAGAAGGTGAGCGGCCAGAAGTTCGTCTATAAGTTCGTGAGTCAGCCTGACGCCTCGCTGCCCGACGGCGTGCGCTCCGCCGCGGAGGACGGACTGAGGCGGGACATCGCCGACGCCAACAGCCAAACCAAAGGcctggtgggcggggcctccaCCTGTCCGTCAAAGGGCTTACCACAG AGGTCGTCGCCCGGCGTCTCTCAGAAGAGCTCCAGGAACGACTACATGAAGTCCGGCCTCTACTCCACCTTCACCATCCAGTCACTGCAGGCGCAGCCCAACCCGCGGCCAATCAAATCcgagctcctgctgcagcaagACTCCGCCCCCAAGATGGACCGCACGCCGCGAGAG atgtgtgtgttgtcagacTCCAAGTCTCCTCCCTCGGTGGGAGGCGCAGTGGACGCGTCTCTGCAGGTCATCGTGACTCAGACGTCTCCATGTCCGACTCCGGCTCTCAGTCCTCAGATTCCGGCcgccagcagccaatcacag AATCCTCCTCTGAGTGACCCCCCTCAGATTTACCTGACCAACGTGAGCgacccctcctccctcaccccccTCATCCCTCTGGGTCCCGTCGGAGGTTCGCCGAGTCcagtcccccctccctcccacatGTCTCTGggctttcagcagcagcagccgccgccgccgcaccagGACGACTGCGGAGGAGTCGCCAACCCAGGCAGCTTCCCCCCGACTCACCCTCCGCCCGTCTTCGTCATCATCaacccttctcctcctcagcagcagcagcagcagcagcagcagcaggtggcggCCATGacggcagctcctcctcctcctgctccccatcctcctcctgctcctcctctcgccacccgcccccctcctcctgctcctcctcccatcGTCAtcaaggaggagcagctgccgtcggaggcggagctgctggagatggtGACCCTGGAGGGGAAGCAGGCGGAGGAG GTCCCGCAGCTCATCTGCGGCTCGGGAGAAGCAGAGCCTCCTCTCACCATCGTGGAGAGCCCGCCTCCCGCCTGCACCGAGCCCGGGGTGGAGGTCCCTCAGCAGACGCAGCCAAAGGAGACGTTAGCAG ATCCCTCCATCCCCCCTGTGTccaacccctcctcctcctcggcggcgccgcctcccgtcacctcctccacgcCGGACGCCATTCCTCCCAAGCCCAAGAAGCCGCGGGGCCTGGAGCTGCCATCCTCCCCCTCGCTGCCCCCCGGCCTCTCCCTGGACAAG GTGAACGCAGCGGTTAACAGCCTGTTGGCTCCTGGATCCGCCACCAACACGCTCACGCCAACCGTCATCACCTCCCACGCACTG ACTCCCGTCCTGCTGACTCCCAGCCCGCTGCCCTCCACCATCCACTTCTGGAGCACGCTCAGTCCCATCGCCCCTCGATCGCCAGCCAAGCTCTCCTTCCAg tTTCCGTCTAACGGCAGTAACCAGATCCACATCCCCGCTCTGAGTGTGGACGGCCTCTCCACTCCGGTGGTCCTCTCTCCAGGACCCCACAAACCATGA
- the uxt gene encoding protein UXT: MAPPAESPSAVNQKVLEYEHFINEVLRRDLQKVMEQRDEVYEKISQYLQLKNTIQSLQGSESKQLKVDVDLGCNFFVQAEVEDSSRILVSVGFGFFVEMTHDEALRFIEKKTNQLTAFTEQLTKDSAKIKANIRLILECLRELQGLKDLPDNKARDVF; encoded by the exons atggctccgcCCGCTGAAAGCCCCTCAGCTGTGAACCAGAAGGTTCTGGAGTACGAACACTTCATCAACGAGGTTCTGCGGAGAGACCTGCA AAAGGTGATGGAGCAGCGTGATGAGGTTTATGAGAAAATCTCTCAATATCTACAGCTGAAGAACACAATCCAGAGTCTGCag GGGTCAGAATCCAAGCAGTTGAAGGTTGACGTGGATCTTGGCTGTAATTTCTTCGTTCAGGCTGAAGT tgAAGACTCCTCCAGGATTTTGGTGTCGGTGGGTTTCGGTTTCTTCGTGGAGATGACGCATGATGAAGCTCTTCGATTCATCGAGAAGAAAACGAATCAGCTCACAGC CTTCACGGAGCAACTCACCAAAGACTCggccaaaataaaagcaaacattCGCTTGATCCTGGAG TGTCTGCGGGAGCTGCAGGGACTCAAGGATCTGCCCGACAACAAAGCCAGAGATGTTTTTTAG
- the cdk20 gene encoding cyclin-dependent kinase 20, whose amino-acid sequence MEQYSLLGRIGEGAHGIVFKAKHIETGETVALKKVALRRLEDGIPNQAVREIKALQEIEDNQHVVKLKDVFPHGTGFVLVFEFMLSDLSEVIRNSQRPLTPAQVKGYMMMLLKGVAFLHRNDIMHRDLKPANLLISSSGHLKIADFGLARLFTDQQDRLYSHQVATRWYRAPELLYGARKYDEGVDLWAVGCIFGELLNSSPLFPGENDIEQLCCVLRVLGTPTQQSWPEMVELPDYNKITFKENPAIPLEEIVPDTSPHAIQLLYKFLVYPSKQRCSARQALLHPFFFTPPLPAHHSELPIPQRGGRPPRQRLQAPPTDFSVDLPMENSLVDPALLQGHASCL is encoded by the exons ATGGAGCAGTACAGTCTCCTGGGGCGGATCGGGGAAGGGGCTCATGGCATCGTGTTTAAAGCCAAACACATTGAG acaggtgagacagtgGCCCTGAAGAAGGTGGCTCTGCGGCGGCTGGAGGACGGCATCCCGAACCAGGCAGTGAGGGAGATCAAGGCTCTGCAGGAGATCGAGGACAACCAGCACGTGGTGAAGCTGAAGGACGTCTTTCCTCATGGGACAGGCTTCGTTCTTGTCTTCGAATTCATGCTGTCCGACCTCTCCGAGGTCATCAGGAATTCGCAGCGACCTCTTACTCCAGCCCAGGTCAAAGGTTACATGATGATGCTTCTGAAAGGCGTGGCCTTCCTGCACCGCAATGACATCATGCACCGg gatcTGAAGCCAGCAAACCTCCTCATCAGTTCTTCAGGTCACCTAAAGATCGCAGACTTCGGTCTGGCGCGACTCTTCACCGACCAACAGGATCGACTCTACAGCCACCAGGTTGCTACCCG gtggtaCCGAGCTCCTGAGCTGCTGTATGGAGCCAGAAAGTATGACGAAGGGGTCGATCTGTG ggcaGTAGGCTGTATCTTCGGGGAACTCTTGAACTCGTCTCCTTTGTTTCCTGGAGAAAATGACATCGAGCAGCTTTGTTGCGTCCTTCGAGTTTTGGGAACGCCGACACAGCAAAGCTGGCCT gagatGGTAGAGCTGCCCGACTACAATAAAATCACCTTTAAGGAGAATCCTGCCATCCCATTGGAGGAGATTGTTCCTGACACTTCGCCGCACGCCATCCAGCTCCTCTACAAGTTCCTGGTTTACCCGTCCAAACAGCGCTGCTCCGCCAGACAG GCACTTCTCCACCCGTTCTTCTTCACCCCTCCGCTTCCCGCCCACCACTCGGAGCTGCCCATCCCTCAGAGGGGGGGCAGACCCCCCCGCCAGCGCctgcaggccccgcccactgactTCTCGGTGGACCTGCCCATGGAGAACAGCTTGGTAGACCCCGCGCTGCTGCAGGGACACGCCTCCTGCCTCTGA
- the elk1 gene encoding ETS domain-containing protein Elk-1 isoform X1 — protein sequence MESNTLINAMDPSITLWQFLLHLLEDQRQRHLISWTGEDGEFKLLDAEEVARLWGLRKNKHNMNYDKLSRALRYYYDKNIIKKVSGQKFVYKFVSQPDASLPDGVRSAAEDGLRRDIADANSQTKGLVGGASTCPSKGLPQRSSPGVSQKSSRNDYMKSGLYSTFTIQSLQAQPNPRPIKSELLLQQDSAPKMDRTPREMCVLSDSKSPPSVGGAVDASLQVIVTQTSPCPTPALSPQIPAASSQSQNPPLSDPPQIYLTNVSDPSSLTPLIPLGPVGGSPSPVPPPSHMSLGFQQQQPPPPHQDDCGGVANPGSFPPTHPPPVFVIINPSPPQQQQQQQQQQVAAMTAAPPPPAPHPPPAPPLATRPPPPAPPPIVIKEEQLPSEAELLEMVTLEGKQAEEVSHCCTDRSEVPQLICGSGEAEPPLTIVESPPPACTEPGVEVPQQTQPKETLADPSIPPVSNPSSSSAAPPPVTSSTPDAIPPKPKKPRGLELPSSPSLPPGLSLDKVNAAVNSLLAPGSATNTLTPTVITSHALTPVLLTPSPLPSTIHFWSTLSPIAPRSPAKLSFQFPSNGSNQIHIPALSVDGLSTPVVLSPGPHKP from the exons ATGGAGTCCAACACGCTGATTAATG CCATGGACCCGTCCATCACGCTGTGGCAGTTCCTGCTGCACCTCCTGGAGGACCAGCGGCAGCGGCACCTCATCTCGTggacgggggaggacggggagttCAAGCTGCTGGACGCCGAGGAGGTGGCCCGGCTGTGGGGGCTCCGCAAGAACAAGCACAACATGAACTACGACAAGCTGAGCCGGGCGCTGCGCTACTACTACGACAAG AACATCATCAAGAAGGTGAGCGGCCAGAAGTTCGTCTATAAGTTCGTGAGTCAGCCTGACGCCTCGCTGCCCGACGGCGTGCGCTCCGCCGCGGAGGACGGACTGAGGCGGGACATCGCCGACGCCAACAGCCAAACCAAAGGcctggtgggcggggcctccaCCTGTCCGTCAAAGGGCTTACCACAG AGGTCGTCGCCCGGCGTCTCTCAGAAGAGCTCCAGGAACGACTACATGAAGTCCGGCCTCTACTCCACCTTCACCATCCAGTCACTGCAGGCGCAGCCCAACCCGCGGCCAATCAAATCcgagctcctgctgcagcaagACTCCGCCCCCAAGATGGACCGCACGCCGCGAGAG atgtgtgtgttgtcagacTCCAAGTCTCCTCCCTCGGTGGGAGGCGCAGTGGACGCGTCTCTGCAGGTCATCGTGACTCAGACGTCTCCATGTCCGACTCCGGCTCTCAGTCCTCAGATTCCGGCcgccagcagccaatcacag AATCCTCCTCTGAGTGACCCCCCTCAGATTTACCTGACCAACGTGAGCgacccctcctccctcaccccccTCATCCCTCTGGGTCCCGTCGGAGGTTCGCCGAGTCcagtcccccctccctcccacatGTCTCTGggctttcagcagcagcagccgccgccgccgcaccagGACGACTGCGGAGGAGTCGCCAACCCAGGCAGCTTCCCCCCGACTCACCCTCCGCCCGTCTTCGTCATCATCaacccttctcctcctcagcagcagcagcagcagcagcagcagcaggtggcggCCATGacggcagctcctcctcctcctgctccccatcctcctcctgctcctcctctcgccacccgcccccctcctcctgctcctcctcccatcGTCAtcaaggaggagcagctgccgtcggaggcggagctgctggagatggtGACCCTGGAGGGGAAGCAGGCGGAGGAGGTGAGCCACTGCTGCACCGATCGGTCGGAG GTCCCGCAGCTCATCTGCGGCTCGGGAGAAGCAGAGCCTCCTCTCACCATCGTGGAGAGCCCGCCTCCCGCCTGCACCGAGCCCGGGGTGGAGGTCCCTCAGCAGACGCAGCCAAAGGAGACGTTAGCAG ATCCCTCCATCCCCCCTGTGTccaacccctcctcctcctcggcggcgccgcctcccgtcacctcctccacgcCGGACGCCATTCCTCCCAAGCCCAAGAAGCCGCGGGGCCTGGAGCTGCCATCCTCCCCCTCGCTGCCCCCCGGCCTCTCCCTGGACAAG GTGAACGCAGCGGTTAACAGCCTGTTGGCTCCTGGATCCGCCACCAACACGCTCACGCCAACCGTCATCACCTCCCACGCACTG ACTCCCGTCCTGCTGACTCCCAGCCCGCTGCCCTCCACCATCCACTTCTGGAGCACGCTCAGTCCCATCGCCCCTCGATCGCCAGCCAAGCTCTCCTTCCAg tTTCCGTCTAACGGCAGTAACCAGATCCACATCCCCGCTCTGAGTGTGGACGGCCTCTCCACTCCGGTGGTCCTCTCTCCAGGACCCCACAAACCATGA
- the LOC115407456 gene encoding erythroid transcription factor-like: MSQNVQAADWLSAVSFNTETLPGFNMKVDSAPPHSLLQSAYLLHEAAPPLPGPSAWLAESSCQSLTRADIIPPFVATPLSCPLSAGSNGYYGNDYDPPSFASCDWLLPRCLTKGRSYGPEHLQCVCCGTSSAPLWRKDAAGRPQCNSCSSQNREDTPLLKPKRRTVVAQRKFARCVNCETETTTLWRRNSAGQPLCNACGLYYKLHQMDRPLSLKKDGIQTRNRRVTRRKHTGKKTSQSQSKVFRLATPTESCLSACFF; encoded by the exons ATGTCACAAAACGTGCAGGCAGCTGATTggctctctgctgtttctttcaACACAGAAACTTTACCAGGATTCAACATGAAG GTTGACTCCGCCCctccacactctctcctccaaTCAGCTTACCTGCTCCACGAGGCCGCCCCGCCTCTTCCGGGTCCATCTGCGTGGTTGGCTGAATCCAGCTGTCAATCACTGACCCGGGCTGACATCATTCCTCCGTTTGTGGCCACGCCCCTTTCCTGCCCCCTTAGCGCTGGGTCGAATGGTTACTATGGCAACGATTATGATCCGCCATCCTTTGCTTCCTGTGATTGGTTGTTACCTCGCTGTCTAACAAAGGGGCGGAGCTATGGACCAG agcatcttcagtgtgtttgctgtggGACGAGCAGCGCCCCCTTGTGGAGGAAGGACGCTGCAGGTCGACCCCAGTGTaacagctgcagctctcagaACAGAGAGGACACACCACTGCTGAAGCCCAAGAGGAGAAct GTCGTGGCTCAGAGGAAGTTTGCTCGGTGTGTAAACTGTGAAACTGAAACTACGACTTTGTGGAGGAGAAACTCTGCAGGACAGCCGCTCTGCAACGCCTGTGGACTCTACTACAAACTACACCAG atggATCGGCCGCTCTCTCTGAAAAAAGATGGAATCCAAACCAGAAACCGTAGAGTGACCCGCAGGAAGCACACCGGGAAGAaaaccagccaatcacagagcaagGTGTTCAGgctggccacgcccactgagAGTTGTTTATCTGCCTGTTTTTTCTAA